One segment of Castanea sativa cultivar Marrone di Chiusa Pesio chromosome 3, ASM4071231v1 DNA contains the following:
- the LOC142627362 gene encoding uncharacterized protein LOC142627362 codes for MWIHHEDEVTYETILKVQEDHCQDPNAIPLTQEEILNLVFKKKSGIVKGLGMRPSSSLVTTASSNSSVEYIQRLENEIIELKEARARDQEERVRDQEERVRERAREQEAQAKEQEARAKQEEVQQNILNFLRSKGYDDALTYGGGSSSS; via the exons atgtggATACACCATGAGGATGAAGTGACATAT gaaactattctcaaagtgcaagaggatcattgtcaagatcctaatgcaattccccttacacaagaggagattttaaacttggtttttaagaagaagtccggtattgtaaaaggacttggcatgagaccatcttcttctctagtaacTACCGCTTCATCTAATTCCTCGGTGGAGTATATCCAACggctagaaaatgagataattgagctcaaagaggcaagagctagggaccaagaggagcGAGTTAGGGACCAAGAGGAGCGAGTTAGGGAGCGAGCTAGGGAGCAAGAGGCACAAGCTAAGGAGCAAGAGGCACgagctaagcaagaagaggtccaacagaatattcttaactttttgaggAGTAAGGGTTATGATGATGCTCTTACCTATGGAGGTGGTtcatcttcaagttaa
- the LOC142628400 gene encoding putative mitochondrial protein AtMg00310 has product MGFRDIHAFNLAMLAKQARRLLTETHSLFYRVYKARYFPSCTFMEAELGTNPSFVWRSLLQAREVVREGSIWEVGDGRSIGVNTHKWLSRPPQFLVGVNTCLKVRDLISEETNKWNHNLLAATFTQSTVKEILWCKKGDLNSRDSLKWKKSKN; this is encoded by the coding sequence ATGGGATTCAGGGATATACATGCATTCAATCTAGCGATGCTGGCCAAACAAGCACGGCGACTGCTCACAGAGACCCACTCATTGTTTTACCGAGTTTACAAGGCTCGCTACTTCCCGTCGTGCACTTTTATGGAGGCCGAACTGGGAACAAACCCCTCCTTTGTATGGCGAAGCTTGCTTCAGGCCCGCGAGGTGGTCAGAGAGGGTTCGATTTGGGAGGTGGGTGATGGGAGATCAATTGGGGTCAATACTCACAAGTGGCTATCCCGACCCCCACAGTTCTTGGTTGGAGTAAATACATGCTTGAAGGTACGAGACTTGATTAGTGAAGAAACCAACAAGTGGAACCACAACTTGTTGGCGGCCACATTTACCCAGTCCACAGTGAAGGAAATTTTGTGGTGTAAGAAGGGAGACTTGAACTCGAGGGATAGTTTGAAGTGGAAGAAAAGCAAAAACTAG